In Odocoileus virginianus isolate 20LAN1187 ecotype Illinois unplaced genomic scaffold, Ovbor_1.2 Unplaced_Contig_164, whole genome shotgun sequence, the genomic stretch AATTCTGTCCTCTCCCCTAGTTTAGCCATTCACTTACATTTCCTTACCCTAGATTCTGTCACCAACAACTGCAAAATCTATATAAGAGGAAGAACCACAAACTCATATAGGAACTATCTGTCAGGCCCTGCTCTGAAAGATGTTAAGTGAACTTAACACTTAGGAACTCATTTGTGAAGGAGAGGACTGGACGGGCGAAAGCAGGGTTGGGCGGGGGGGAGGCTGCACTGAGTGgattgtgggatctcagtttcccaaccagggattgaaccctggccaaggcagtgaaagccctgaatcctaaccactagaccaccagggaactcccttagGAACTCATCCTCAAGGCAAACCTATGATGTAGGTACTCTTATTACACCCCATTCATACATGAGGACACTGAGACCTGTCAGAGATACATAATCTGCCCATGGCTCCATAGCCAGTAATTGGACAAATCAGAATCGGATCCCAACATtatggctccagagcccagggtcTTGACCACTGTACTATATACTGTTTGCCCATTTTTCCCATCAGGTAACCTCTACCTCCCTATGTTGGCAGCTCACTCCCCTTTGTACTGTGTCTCAGTACCCTACCAGGACCTGATATCTACATTTGAATTGAACCATTTTTCACTGCCCCCTTTCTCCACCCCCTGCCCTGCATCCTCCTTCCCAGTTAAGGCCATGGTCATTCACTATACCTACACCCTTGCACTTACACCTTACCCCCTTTTCACTCTGTCAACATGCTTAGCTCACCCTAACCCTGGAAAATCCAACTCTCCAGCTGCTCAGCCACAACCACACAGACAGGTCTTATTTTAGATTCGTGATCGCTATGTCGCTCATCTAAGTTGGACTGTACTGCAGCTTGGCAATGGTACTTCCATGGTCCATCCGCTGACCCACTGTGAGGAAACAATTCCAGgttttctcctctgccctcaaaaGGCAACACCTCCTCCACCATCCTTACCCTTACCCCTAACTGTGACAGAGGTCAGTCCGGTAAGAGTAAACCATGCCCTGACTGCAATGGCTGGTTATGGAATAGGCAAATGATCCAAACTAGATGAGTGACAGTCCTCCAAAAGAATTTCCTGCCAAGCCACAGAACAAGATTTTCTCGGTCCACtggggtttgggcttccctggaggctcagatggtaaagaatctgcctgcagtgcgggagacctgggttcgatccctggattgggaagattctctggaggagggcatggcaacccactccagtattcttgcctggagaatccccatggacagaagagcctggcagactgcagtccatggggtcacaaagagtcagacacgactgagagactaagcacagcacactggAGTTTACTAAAGCTGACAGCATGTTTAGGATTGCAAGACTCTATCTTACAGGCCTCACGGAAAAATCCTACTAGGAGATAGAGACAGAGCCCAAATGACCCTGCCTGAGAAACTTCAGATAAGGCCTGAAACTCTGCTTTTGTACTCTGGTAAATTTCCGACACTTGGAACTGCAAGAATCCAAACCAAGAGAGGGAGTAAAGACCAGGGGCTTTTGTGAGTGTGGTGTGTGCCTGTACTTCTCTGATTTTCTGTGATCCGGGTCCAACCACATAGGCAGCAGTGGGGCCCTGGTTCAGGTCTATGGGTCTAAGACATGACCAGGCTCTCCATTAAACTTGAGACTTGGTTACaaagcatgcgtgcatgctaagtcgcttcagtcgtgttcaactctttgcaaccctatgggctgtagcccgccaggctcctctgtccatgggattctccaggcaagaatactggagtgggttgccatgacctcctccagggaatcttcccgacccagggattgaaccgtgtctcttaggtctcctgcactggcaggcaggttctttaccactagcgccacctcttGAGAAGCCTCTTGGTTACAACAGAGTAATTAGAAAGTTAAGCCTGATACCAACAGctagtttttcttcttccttcttggtTTCCTGCACGCTTATATCCCACTCCAGAAACAAAGTCAGAAACTGCTGAGAATATTCACGATAAAGCTTCTGCCTGTAAAACGTAATAATGAGTAATGTCATACTTCATATTGCTAAGAAGAAAGTAAACACATTCAAGACAAAACTGATTTGACACAAATTATACTATAAAGGGAGAACGGAATAATTGCAGCTGAAAATTTCCGATGGGAAATGGCAAAACAAAATGGATGATTTACTCTCATTCCCTCAGTATTTGTCCCCAACTGTCTAAGAGGGATGCGATCTCACATGCCTTAGCTCTTGAGAACTAAGGAAGATTTAATGCAGTATAAACTCCCCCCCAAATGCATTTTatctataagttttttttttcattttcgcTTATTGTATAACATATAGGTTGTGACATGATAAAGAGATTCAATGAAGATATCATGTAAGTTTTCTAAACTGTTTCTAAAACAGTTTTCTAAACAAGTTTTCACTTCCCCCGCCCTCACCCTGTCACAATAAAGATTTTGCACAAAAGAACAGTGGACCCGATGAtgataaattttgaaattattcaaaTATAAGATTAACCCTTTCCACACAGTTGAATACAGCTAAGTATCACAAGGCACTTCTCTTTTATTCATCTAGCATATTCCAAGAACgaacatgatttttttcttaaatactaaCAAAATTCAGCTataattttaaagcagaaaatagGTTACCGTTATCGACCTTTAGTAATACCTCTCTTTTCAATTAAGGTGTAAGGTTATAGAACTAAAGGAACTACTGATGTCAATAAAAATCAAACTGCATATATTTCTCAACAGAGACACCAATTAATAGAGGATAACAGCATTATTTTAATTAAGCTGGACTCACAAACACTAAGATATGACACCCAGGTCCTGGCTCTAAAAACCAACAATGTTTGTTACCTTTGCtcctcctgagttttccaaacatgCTCAATCATCAGGTTAATGCTTTGGACAGAAGCATTGGTGTTCATtataaatctttttctctttgcatgaAGAAGCTTCTTAATGTCATCTATATCAaacaaatatatttccatttagtaTTGATTCAGTAGTACTGGAAATACaatcaccattttttaaaaggcatcatGTCAAAACTCAAGTATGTATTTCCCTTTTTTCCGTATAATATTTCAGTTACTAACACCTCATTTCTAATCTTTATAACTGGGGGCGGCcttaagatggtggaggaataggatggggagaccactttctcctccacaaattcatcgaaagatcatttgaactttgagcaaattccacaaaacaacttctgaacgctggcagaggacaccaggcacccagaaaggcagcccattgtcttcaaaaggaggtaggacaaaatacaaaagataaaaagagaggcaaaagagttagggatggagtgCCATCCCAGAGAGAGAGTCATAAAagggaagtttccaaacaccaggaaaccctctcaccggcagGTCTGTGGGGATTTTGgaatctgagagagagagagagagagagaactttcccatgaaaagctctaacctaaggcactgctgggctgctcacagaacaaaggactgagcgaataccagaggagagctagccggctgcagaccagcccatcccccaccagagccagaaaggggcaatcttggccccagagatagcatcctctaccaaactgtgagcaggctcccagttgctaaccaagtcttcctgggatcctggatggttgacatccacgggagggtcacagccagagatcagctccccagaagagacacacagcacacctgagatggtgctcccactgtgcacccaggaaaccaagcagCTGGGACAGGAGAGGTGATAAGACGTCCCACCCAGCTGGGGAGAGtgcactcgccaagcacctggtagCCTgtgctgctcagacctgggaagggcacaaaacgcacaCACAAaggagtctgcgcctttgtggagtacctgagaacctgaacctgagcagcttagacctgggaagtgcacacaacccagggcccactttagacagttcccctgcagagcaacctggagcctgagcagtgtagactgggaaagcacacacgccgtgagcaggggcaaacccagtgcggctagtgctccccacacacgccagtgatatttgtttgcagtgttcctccctccctacAGCACGACtcaacaagtgagcctaaataagtgaccactaccgcccccttgtgtcagggcagaaattagacacctgaagagacttgcaaacagaagccaaaataaacagagggaaccgctttggaagtgacaggtgcaacagattaaaaccctgtagttagcactgactacattggaaggggcctatagaccttgagaagtataagctgaaacaaggaactatctgaaactgaactgaccccacactgcccacaacagctccagagaaattcctagatatatttttactattatcatttttttatttttaatttttaaaatttttaagtcctttattactcctttaattttcatttttataacctactattaccttgcaaaaaaagaccctatttttaaagcaaatttcatatatattttttataatttttgtgattttttttttgtttttttaatatcacaTTTTTGAAAGTCTAacttctactctagatttttaatctttgcattttggcatttgttatcaattttgtacctttaagaatccaatcttcagtgccatttttacttaggagtgtgattactggcttgattgccctctcccccttttgactcccctttttctctcctaggtcacctctatctcctccctcccccatcccatctctactaaattctgtgaatctcttaGAGTATtgcgggctgtggagaacacttagggaactgattactggctagatctgtctctctccttttgagccccccttcttctcctggtgacctctatctccttcctctttcttctcttctcgttgtaactctgtgaacctctctggataTTCCAGGCTGTGAAGAGCacatagggatttgattactggctagattgctctctccccttttgattccccctctccTCGTCCTGGTCAActttatctccctcctccctctactcttctctatgtaactccgtGAACCTCTCTCAGTGTTTCagactgtggagaatcttttctccattaacctagatgttataatcatcagtgctgtatggatggagaagtcttgaggctactgtaagaataagactgaaaaccagaggcaggaggcttaaatccaaaacctgagaacaccagagaactcctaactccagggaatattaatcgataagagctcatccaaaagcttccatacctacactgaacccaagctccacccaagagccaagaaGTTCCAGAGCAAAACATACCACcgaaattctccagcaacacaggaacataaccaTGAGCTTTAACATATAGGcggaccaaaagaaagcaaactgataaacatctcaaaactcactactggacacttcattgcactccagagagaagaaatctagctacacccaccagaacaccgacgcaagcttccctaacgaGGAAACTTTGACAAGCCACCCATCCAATCCCATCCTCAGCGAGGAACCTCCAtgataaaaaggaaccacaaactgccagaatacagataGGACACccaaaacacagcaatctaaacaagatgaaaaggcagagaaatactcagcaggtaaagggaCATGATAAAAGcacaccaaaccaaacaaaagaagaggagatatggagtctacctgaaaaaagaattcagaataatgatagtaagaatgatccaaaatcttgaaaacaaaatggagttacagataaacagcctggagacaaggattgagaagatgcaagaaatgtttaacaaggacctagaagaaataaaaaaagagtcaatcaataatgaataatgcaataactgagatcaaaaacactctggagggaaccaacagtagaataactgaggcagaagataggataagtgagatgGAAGACAGACTagtgtaaataaatgaagcatagaggaaaaaagaaaaaaagaattaaaagaaatgaggacaaactcaCAGACCTCTCGGACAATgtcaaacaccccaacatttgaatcttaggagtcccagaagaagaagacaaaaagaaagaccatgagaaaatacttgaggagataatagttgaaaactttcctaaaatggggaagagaaatagccacccaagtccaagaaacccagagagtcccaaacaggataaacccaaggcaaaacaccccaagacacatattaatcaaattaacaaagatcaaacacaaaaaacaaatattaaaagcagcaagggaaaaccaCAAAttacacacaaggggattcccataaggataacagctgatctttcaattgaaactcttcaggccagaagggaatggcaggacatacttagagtgatgaaagaaaataacctacagctcagattactgtacccagcaagtacctcattcaaaaatgaaggagaaatcaaaagctttgcaGACAatcaaaagctgagagaattcagcaccaccaaaccagctcttcaacaaatgctaaaggatcttctctagacaggaaacacagaaaaggtttataaactcaaacccaaaacaacaaagtaaatggaaatgggatcatacttatcaataattaccttaaatgtaaacggGTTGAATGCcgccaaccaaaagacaaagactggttgaatggatacaaaaacgaGACCCCTacatatgttgtctacaagagtcCCACCTCAAAACacgggacacatacagactgaaagtgaagggctggaaaaagatatttcatgcaaatggagaccaaaagaaagcaggagtagcaatactcatatcagataaaatagactttgaaataaaggctgtgaaaagagacaaagaaggacactacataatgatcaaaggatcaatccaagaagaagatataacaattataaatatatatgcacccaacataggagcaccgcaatatgtaaggcaaatgctaactagtatgaaaggggaaattaacagtaacacaataatagtgggagactttaataccccactcacacctatggaaagatctactaaacagaaaatggacaaggaaccacaaactttaaatgatacaatggaccagttagacctaattgatatttataggatatttcaccccaaaacaatgacttcacctttttctcaagtgcacatggaacctatTACAGGATAAATCAcgtcctgggccataaatctagccttggtaaattcaaaaaaattgaaatcattccaagcatcttttcttatcACAATGCAGTAAtattagatatcaactacagagaaaaacaattaaaaattccaacatatggaggctaaataacacacttctgaacaaccaacaaatcacagaagaaatcaaaaaataaatcaaaatatgcatagaaacaaatgaaaatgaaaacaaaacatcccaaaacctatgggactcagtaaaagcagtgctaatgggaaggttcatagcaatacaagcttacttccagaaacaagaaaaaagtcaaataaataacctaactctacacctaaagcaactagaaaaggaagaaatgaagaaccccagggttagtagaaggaaagaaatcataaaaattagggcagaaataaatgcaaaagaaacaaaagagaccatagcaaaaatcaacaaagctaaaagctgattctttgagaagataaataaaatagacaaaccattagccagactcatcaagaagcaaagggagaagaatcaaatcaacaaaattagaaatgaaaatggagaaatcacagcaaacaacacagaaatacaaaggatcataagagactactatcagcaactatatgccaacaaaatggacaacttggaagaaatggacaaattcttagaaaagtataactttccaaaactgaaccaagaagaaatagaaaatcttaacaacagacccatcacaaacatggaaattgaaactgtaatcagaaatcttccagcaaacaaaagcccagaacaagacggcttcacagctgaattctaccaaaaattgagagaagagctaacacctatctcactcaaactctcccagaacactgcagaggaaggtaaacttccaaactcattctatgaggccaccatcaccctaataccaaaaccagacaaagatgtcacaaaaaaagaaaactacaggccagtatcactgatgaacatagatgcaaaaatccttaacaaaatcttagcaaacagaatccaacaacatattaaaaacatcatacatcatgatcaagtaggCTTTATCAGAGGGATTCAAGGAtactttaatatatgcaaatcaatcaatgtaatacacacattaacaaattgaaagataaaaaccatatgattatctcaatagatgcagagaaagcctttgacaaaagtcaacatccatttatgataaaaaatcctccagaaagcaggaatagaaggaaaatacctcaacataataagagcataacccacagcaaatattatcctcaatggtgaaaaattaaaagcatttcccctaaagtcaggaacaagacaagggtgctcactctcaccactactattcaacatagttttggaagttttagccacagcaatcagagaagaaaaagaaataaaaggaatccacacTGGAAAAGAAGacgtaaaactctcactgttgcagatgacatgatcctctacatagaaaaccctaaagactccaccagaaaaatactagagctaatcaatgaatatagtaaagttgcaggatataaaattaacacacagaaatcccttgcattcctatacactaacaatgagaaaacagagaaattaaggaaacaattccattcaccattgcaatgaaaagaataaaatacttaggaataaatctacctaaagaaacaaaagacctatatatagaaaactataaaacactaatgaaagaaatcaaagaggacacaaatagatggagaaatataccatgttcatggatcagaagaatcaatattgtcaaaatggctatactacccaaagcaatctatagattgaaTGCAATTCCagcaagctaccaatggtatttttcacagaactagagcaaataatttcacaatttgtatggaaatacaaaaacctcaaatagccaaagcaatcttgagaaagaagaatggacctggaggaatcaacctgcctgacttcagactatactacaaagctacagtcatcaagacagtatggtactggcacaaagacagaaatatgtcagtgaaacaaagtagaaagcccagagataaacccacacacctatggacaccttatctttgacaaaggaggcaagaatatacaatggagaaaagacaatctctttaacaagtggtgctgggaaaactggtcaaccacttgtaaaagaatgaaactagaacactttctaacaccatacacaaaaataaactcaaaatggattaaagatctaaacataagaccagaaactataaaactcctagaggaaaacataggcaaaacaccttctgacataaatcacagcaggatcctctatgacccacctcccagagtaatggaaataaaagcaaaaataaacaaatgggacccaattaaacttaaaagcttttgcaaaacaaaggaaactataagcaagatgaaaagacagccttcagaataggagaaaataacagcaaacgaagcaactgacaaagaactaatctcaaaaatatacaagtaactcctgcaggtcaattccagaaaaataaacgacccaatcaaaaatgggccaaagaactaaacagacatttctccaaagaagacatacagatggctaacagacacatgaaaagatgctcaacatcactcattatcagagaaatgcaaatcaaaaccacaatgaggtaccatctcactccagtcagaatggctgctatccaaaagtctacaaacaataaatgatggagagggtacagagaaaaggaaaccctcttatactgttggtaggaatgcaaactagtacagccactatggaggacactgtggagattccttaaaaaaactggaaacagaactgccatatgacccagcaatcccactgctgtgcatacacactgagggaactagaactgaaagagacacgtgtaccccaatgttcattgcagcactgtttataatagccaggacatgtaagaaacctaggtgcccatcaggaGACGAATggttaagaaagctgtggtacatatacacaagggaatatactcagccattaaaaggaatacatttgaatcagttctaatgaggtggatgaaactggagcctgttatacagagtgaagtagtcagaaagaaaaatgccaatacagtatactaatgcatatatatggaatttagaaagatggtaatgatgacccaaCATGCAAGACagtcaaagagacacagatgtatagaacagtcttttggactctgtgggagaaggcaagggtgggatgatttgagagaatagcattgaaacatgtatattatcatatgtgaaacagatcgccagtccaagttcaatgcatgagacagggtactcagggctggtgcactgggatgaccctgagggatgggatggggcgggaggtgggaggggggttcgggttggggaacacatgtacagccatggctgattcatgtcaatgtatggcaataaccactacaatgttgtaaagtaattaccctccaattaaaataaattaattaaaaaataaataaataaaactaattttataaCTGCACACGTTTTAGAAaaatctgtaatggaaaagaagagCTAAGAAACTAAAGTTACtcttttccaaaatgtatttaaaggCTCTCAAAgacagtttttcattttctcataacAAAACACTTAATAAAAGCTGGTTTTgggtaaatttataaaatatcctTTGTATCAAAGAACACATTCTGATGGATTCTTGTTACAACTCAATAGGTAAATCACACATCACCATTCTATTTTTGAAgtgttcaaaagagaaaaaaataaataaatgcaaaggcaagaaaactattttttaaattcagtcaaTGAGGATTTTAGGTATTTTTGAGTTAAAGACAAAGATCATGAAGAATTTAGGGAAATAAAGGAATTTATTCAAAAACGCCTTCTAAATCCATTCGTAAGGGAAAAATGGGGAGTCTGTCTTatatcagttttaaaaagaaggtttacagtttgaaaaatgttcaatatttctaaaaatgcttTCCTAAACATTTGATTGTATGTTATTGATCTACCATGAATTGTTACTTTCCAGGGATTGTGACAAGCTACACAATTTTATACATCCAGTTTATCTTGCATAATAATCAGTTTATGAGATAGCTCCCACTCAAACACCTTGCTTGTATGAAGGATCCATTTAGAGGACTCAAAAACTGACATGGGCTCCTTGTTGAGAGTCTCTTCCTGTAACCCAGTTAATGTAATTGATATCTAAAAGaacaattttaaacttttaagtttatgGTTCTGATCTTACATCACCAGCATGCTAGCAAAGTTCCTTTTATTCTCCACTGCACAGTTAATGTAAATATAACAATGGAGACGTATTTTACAggattaaatataaaattctgtatgcaccaaagaaaagaaaaaggaatgtcaCACAAAATAGgtagaggaaattaaaaattgataataAAGAAGGATATATTCCTTACTCTGAGATACAAGTAGGAAAAACACTGTTTCATTCACATTCTTCTAATATCCCACAGTCCATCAAATGCacccatgtataaaataaaagcattgcTCTGACCTCACCACTGGTAGCACCATTCTCTCCACATCCACAGTAAAAAGGGAAACTAAAGAAACCTATGAAGCCAAATCACACTAAACACGTAGGGAAGATCCTGAATCTGAGAACAAGGTATTAACATTTCCTatgatataaagttttaaaacaatttactTTCACTACAGTATCTCCTAAAGCATACCTTCAAATTTTTTCAGCATATCCTGTAATTCATTCCTGTAAAGAAATCacataaacttttaaattaaggGTACCTAAAACACCATACTGGTTTTGGAAGAAACGTGTCATGTGAAGTGTTTTACATACAATACTTGCTACAGGAGCCCACCTTTACTTTTCTTAAAGTACCTTATAAGGCAAGCCCAAATTCCTTTATACATGTTACCTCACATCTTCCATAAATGCTGCTTGCGAAGGACTTTCTTCTTCATGGATATCAATCACTGAGCTGTTTGCTGCAcggaaataaaatgggaaaaggtTTAAGACTGACATATGGCATTTTGATCAGGTTTCCTGAAGAAACAGCTGCACTGTGGAAGGTTCCAGGACTTGCACCAACAAAAACGTCTTAAAGCAGACATCTCAGAGGAATCGTGTATGTGAAGGTCAGATGAAGTTAGATCAGGGACCAGGACCACTTTTTGGAGACAGCGTTACAAGCCTTTCAGGGTTTACCAGCAGCGTGAAAAAAACTGTAGCACCCTGGGAAATGGTTTGGAAAGAAGGATGTGCAAGCTGTTATGAAGGAGAGCTGCTAGGAAGCTTACAGGGCAGTCCCAGTTTGGGATATGAGGCTGAACTGGGCAGTCTCCGATACATGACACAGCTTGGCACACACATGGCTTTCCATGCTTACTATGTGGAGGACTGGGAAGCAATGACCCAAGGGACACTgcccgaccccccccccccattactCTGCCCTCACCCATGCACTGTGATCTGCAAAGGTTTCCAACAGACCATACCTTGGCAAACACTCTCTGGCTCACTCAGCTCTCTTCTCTCTTGACTCCCAGAGTCACAGGCTGCCATATCCTGAGCCTCCATCGGGGCATCCTGAGTCTCCTTCGAGGCATCCTTAGCCCTCCTGAGACGCTTCCTCCAAGGCCTCTCCATCTACTCGCGTCTTCCGAGGTACAGACAGCACACCTGCACCCTGGGAGCACAAATGTAAAGACACAGATGGCACAAGGTCAACGGGCGATGGCCGGCATGGGTCCTCCATGGCAGATCAGAGTGTGTGTATTCTCCTGTCTCTTGTTGGACCAGGAGCTGATGAAGCACGCAGTGATCatgaccccctccccccagcgcTGTGATGGAGGACTGGCTCCTGCACCGCCCCTCACAGCCCCGTGCTGCCCACCGACATCTGAGTGTCAAGACCCTCTGG encodes the following:
- the LOC110143678 gene encoding synaptonemal complex protein 3-like; the encoded protein is MERPWRKRLRRAKDASKETQDAPMEAQDMAACDSGSQERRELSEPESVCQANSSVIDIHEEESPSQAAFMEDVRNELQDMLKKFEDDIKKLLHAKRKRFIMNTNASVQSINLMIEHVWKTQEEQRQKLYREYSQQFLTLFLEWDISVQETKKEEEKLANLFREQQKIFQAARIVQRQRLKKFFNLYDQFLKSMEEFQKEHEHLLSDEQSEVRREMAMLQNKIVMDAQQQELATIWKSLQYLLSDDAEDRTGT